In a single window of the Papaver somniferum cultivar HN1 chromosome 8, ASM357369v1, whole genome shotgun sequence genome:
- the LOC113302581 gene encoding cyclin-U4-1-like, producing the protein MSATETQFSSERNQIEDQNQGFKMGEIENPEVMTRVINFLSSLLERVAESNDMNRHFDSLSASSSSSKVSVFHGLTRPNITIQSYLERIFKYANCSPSCFVIAYVYLDRFAQKQPSLPINSFNVHRLLITSVMVAAKFMDDLYYNNAYYAKVGGISTIEMNYLEVDFLFGLSFHLNVTPNTFHTYCSYLQREMLMESPPLNLAESSLSLSRSLKLHCCFNDDDSTHQQQLTV; encoded by the exons ATGTCTGCAACTGAAACTCAATTTTCATCCGAAAGAAACCAAATCGAGGATCAAAATCAGGGGTTTAAAATGGGAGAAATAGAGAATCCAGAAGTGATGACAAGAGTGATAAAtttcttatcatcattattaGAAAGAGTGGCGGAATCAAATGATATGAATAGACATTTTGATTCATTatcagcatcatcatcatcatcaaaagtatCAGTATTTCATGGATTAACAAGACCTAATATTACAATTCAAAGTTATCTTGAAAGGATTTTCAAGTACGCAAATTGCAGTCCTTCTTGCTTCGTAATCGCTTATGTTTATCTGGATAGATTTGCTCAAAAACAACCTTCATTACCTATCAATTCTTTCAATGTTCATCGGTTACTCATCACAAGTGTTATGGTTGCTGCTAAATTCATGGATGATTT GTACTACAATAATGCATACTATGCCAAAGTTGGAGGGATAAGTACAATAGAGATGAATTATCTTGAAGtggatttcttatttggtttaAGTTTTCACTTAAATGTGACACCAAATACATTCCACACATACTGTTCTTACCTTCAAAGAGAAATGTTGATGGAGTCTCCACCTCTAAATTTAGCAGAATCTTCTCTGAGTCTAAGCAGATCTCTAAAGCTTCATTGTTGTTTTAATGATGATGATTCCACTCATCAACAACAACTAACTGTTTGA